One part of the Rhodococcus oxybenzonivorans genome encodes these proteins:
- a CDS encoding carboxymuconolactone decarboxylase family protein produces MAGNTRIPKAELTGVYGAVVKRMSRKMLGDVAEPVEVAWHNKKVLNFSFSVGRQAQKWNRCDKNLKSFAHMAVASLIGCSFCLDYGYFQAHNDGLDLTKAREVPRWRESDVFTPLEREVLEYAEAMSQTPPTVTEDMSARLLEQLGAPALVELTAFIALANFMTRTNVAFGIESQGLAAACDLKPLAVRSTT; encoded by the coding sequence ATGGCCGGAAATACCAGAATCCCCAAGGCCGAGCTGACCGGCGTCTACGGCGCGGTGGTCAAACGGATGTCCCGCAAGATGCTCGGCGACGTGGCCGAGCCGGTCGAGGTGGCGTGGCACAACAAGAAGGTGCTGAACTTCAGCTTCAGCGTCGGTCGTCAGGCACAGAAGTGGAATCGGTGTGACAAGAACCTGAAGTCGTTCGCCCACATGGCGGTCGCTAGTCTTATCGGCTGCAGCTTCTGCCTGGACTACGGATACTTCCAGGCGCACAACGACGGGCTCGACCTGACCAAGGCGCGGGAGGTGCCGCGGTGGCGCGAGTCGGACGTGTTCACCCCGCTCGAGCGGGAAGTTCTGGAGTACGCCGAAGCAATGAGCCAGACCCCGCCGACGGTGACCGAAGACATGTCGGCGCGCCTGCTCGAGCAGCTCGGTGCCCCCGCCCTCGTGGAGCTCACCGCGTTCATCGCGCTGGCGAATTTCATGACCCGCACCAACGTCGCATTCGGCATCGAATCACAGGGGCTCGCGGCTGCATGTGATCTGAAGCCGCTCGCAGTCCGTTCGACGACATGA
- a CDS encoding metallophosphoesterase family protein: MMRIAAVGDVHLAEDARGLLRPALDKLHEHADVLLLAGDLTRHGTVEEASVVADEFRDLGVPVIAVLGNHDHHCDAADEITALLESRDITVLEGTTATVAVDGQTLGVAGVKGFGGGFAGKCASAFGERQMKDFAGHTVEVASELRRALSTLETDIRVALTHYSPISDTLHGEPPEIYPFLGSYLLGEPIDEFGVDLAVHGHAHAGRERGTTPGGVRVRNVAQPVIHSAYAVYGIHTE, from the coding sequence CTGATGCGCATTGCAGCTGTCGGTGACGTGCACCTCGCCGAGGACGCGCGCGGTCTGCTTCGTCCCGCACTCGACAAACTCCACGAACACGCCGATGTGCTGTTGCTCGCGGGCGACCTCACCCGCCACGGCACCGTCGAAGAAGCTTCGGTGGTCGCCGACGAATTCCGGGATCTCGGCGTTCCGGTGATCGCGGTTCTCGGAAACCACGATCACCACTGCGACGCCGCCGACGAGATCACCGCACTCCTCGAAAGCCGGGACATCACCGTTCTCGAAGGGACCACTGCCACCGTTGCGGTCGATGGTCAGACGCTCGGGGTAGCGGGAGTAAAGGGGTTCGGTGGCGGGTTCGCGGGCAAATGCGCGAGTGCCTTCGGGGAGCGGCAGATGAAGGACTTCGCCGGTCATACCGTGGAGGTCGCGTCGGAGCTACGCCGTGCCCTGTCGACCCTCGAGACCGACATCCGGGTGGCTCTCACCCATTACTCGCCGATCTCCGACACCTTGCACGGTGAGCCCCCCGAAATCTATCCCTTCCTCGGGTCGTATCTCCTCGGCGAACCGATCGACGAGTTCGGTGTCGACCTCGCCGTGCACGGCCACGCCCACGCGGGACGCGAACGCGGCACCACCCCTGGTGGCGTTCGGGTGCGCAATGTTGCGCAACCCGTGATTCACTCCGCTTACGCGGTGTACGGAATTCACACGGAATGA
- a CDS encoding dodecin produces the protein MSDHVYRVVEVVGSSSDSADAAIRNAIARANETVRNVEWFQVVETRGHVENGAIAHYQVTVKVGFRLEASTAG, from the coding sequence ATGAGTGATCACGTCTACCGAGTTGTTGAGGTTGTCGGTTCGTCGAGCGACAGCGCCGATGCGGCTATTCGGAATGCCATCGCGCGTGCCAACGAGACCGTGCGGAACGTTGAGTGGTTTCAGGTCGTAGAAACCCGAGGTCACGTTGAGAACGGTGCCATCGCGCACTACCAGGTAACGGTGAAAGTCGGATTCCGACTGGAGGCGAGCACCGCAGGGTGA
- a CDS encoding SDR family oxidoreductase, translating to MADQPQDEMRAYRGRDLLAGKKALITGGDSGIGRAVAVAFAKEGADVAIAYLEESDDAGHTAELVAAEGRKCRVFPGDLADPQHCRDVVERTVSELGGLDVVVNNVAYQEPVEDFLELSDDPWRRTFSVNIDSFFHVTKAAVPHLAPGSAIINTGSVNGLRGNKSLIDYSATKGAVNALTYSLAQALLERGIRVNCVDPGPVWTPLIPATMDEEKVADFGKQAPYGRAAQPDEIAPSYVFFASGLLSSYYSGEVLAPLGGETMPG from the coding sequence ATGGCCGACCAGCCGCAGGACGAGATGCGCGCCTACCGCGGCAGAGACCTGCTTGCGGGCAAGAAGGCCCTGATCACCGGGGGCGACTCGGGCATCGGCCGGGCAGTCGCCGTCGCCTTCGCGAAAGAGGGCGCCGACGTGGCCATCGCCTATCTCGAGGAGAGCGACGACGCCGGCCACACCGCTGAACTGGTCGCGGCTGAGGGCCGGAAGTGCCGCGTCTTCCCCGGTGACCTGGCCGACCCGCAGCATTGCCGTGACGTCGTCGAGCGCACGGTGTCCGAGTTGGGCGGACTCGACGTCGTCGTGAACAACGTGGCGTACCAAGAGCCCGTCGAGGACTTCCTCGAGCTGTCCGACGACCCATGGCGCCGGACGTTTTCTGTCAATATCGACAGCTTTTTCCACGTGACAAAGGCTGCTGTCCCACACCTGGCCCCCGGCTCGGCCATCATCAACACCGGTTCGGTGAACGGGCTGCGTGGCAACAAGTCGCTGATCGACTACTCCGCCACCAAGGGTGCGGTGAACGCACTGACGTACTCGTTGGCGCAGGCACTGCTCGAGCGGGGAATCCGTGTCAACTGTGTCGACCCGGGCCCGGTCTGGACACCGCTGATTCCTGCCACCATGGACGAGGAGAAGGTGGCGGACTTCGGCAAACAGGCCCCCTACGGGCGAGCCGCGCAACCGGACGAGATCGCCCCCTCATACGTGTTCTTCGCCTCCGGTCTGCTGTCGTCGTACTACAGCGGGGAGGTTCTCGCACCGCTCGGCGGCGAGACCATGCCCGGTTGA
- a CDS encoding nucleotidyltransferase, translating to MDETELLQTLTKVVSTLNDTGIRFAVAGGCAVYARGGPPSDHDVDIFLKEEDAESALRALEAAGMTRVVPPEDWLVKVYDGEVLVDLVFRPNYQPVTDELFERATWMRVGPTAALVISATDLMVDKLLVLDAHRCDFVPLLRIARDLREQVDWQEVELSAGKSPYARAFLALLGDLHISDGTGSGHQSPPATEESA from the coding sequence ATGGACGAGACCGAACTTCTCCAGACGCTCACCAAGGTGGTGAGCACGCTGAATGACACGGGTATCAGGTTCGCGGTCGCCGGCGGCTGCGCCGTCTACGCGCGCGGTGGACCGCCGTCCGATCACGATGTCGACATCTTCCTGAAAGAGGAGGACGCGGAGTCCGCACTGCGCGCCCTCGAAGCCGCCGGGATGACCCGGGTGGTTCCGCCCGAGGACTGGCTCGTCAAGGTCTACGACGGTGAAGTGCTGGTCGATCTGGTTTTCCGGCCCAACTACCAGCCCGTCACCGACGAGCTCTTCGAACGCGCGACGTGGATGCGGGTCGGCCCCACCGCGGCACTGGTGATCAGTGCTACGGACCTCATGGTCGACAAACTTCTCGTGCTGGACGCGCACCGGTGCGACTTCGTCCCGCTGCTGCGTATCGCCCGAGATCTGCGTGAGCAGGTCGATTGGCAGGAGGTTGAGCTAAGCGCCGGCAAATCACCCTACGCCCGAGCATTTCTGGCTCTACTCGGCGACCTTCACATCTCCGACGGGACGGGCAGTGGCCATCAGTCGCCGCCGGCAACGGAGGAGAGCGCATGA
- a CDS encoding cold-shock protein, with product MSTGDTLARSTDRGLHTGTVRWFNEDQGFGFIAPDDGSEDVFVHISEIAGDGHRCLADGQTVRFEVCRTATGDQARNVRIR from the coding sequence ATGAGCACCGGAGATACGCTGGCACGCTCGACGGATCGGGGCCTGCACACCGGTACCGTGCGATGGTTCAACGAGGATCAGGGGTTCGGATTCATCGCCCCGGACGACGGATCGGAGGATGTGTTCGTGCACATCTCCGAAATCGCCGGAGACGGCCATCGCTGCCTCGCCGACGGGCAAACCGTGAGGTTCGAGGTGTGCCGGACAGCGACGGGGGACCAGGCGCGCAACGTGCGGATCCGCTGA
- a CDS encoding BON domain-containing protein — MNPEEQPPQYLVAHLRRALAEDPRTSELGVRISVRANQVYLSGEVSCAHRRDDLEVVVREHLPTMSVRNDVQVVDNREPAGREELD; from the coding sequence ATGAATCCGGAAGAGCAGCCGCCCCAGTACCTTGTCGCACATCTACGGCGCGCGCTCGCGGAGGACCCGCGCACGTCCGAACTCGGCGTGCGAATCTCGGTGCGCGCGAACCAGGTCTACCTGAGCGGAGAAGTGAGCTGCGCCCACCGCAGGGATGATCTGGAAGTCGTTGTGCGCGAGCACCTTCCTACCATGTCGGTGCGCAACGATGTTCAGGTAGTGGACAATCGTGAACCGGCAGGCCGAGAGGAACTCGACTGA
- a CDS encoding SDR family NAD(P)-dependent oxidoreductase — MTDSDMRRNSVAVVTGAGSGIGAGLARTARRRGMRLVLADVDAAAVHDLAAELGGDTIAVPTDVADQGAVDALADAAFETFGRVDLLFNNAGIMRAGFIWQLGESEWDTVLGVNVRGVVNGIRAFVPRMIDQDGTSRVVNTASVGGFAPGPMMSPYSASKFAVVALTECLQMELAMVEAPVSASVLAPGPVDTSVFEDPFGRVSHPAVERMVTQMRELLTTHGLDTDTFADRVFDGIDRGDFWLAPQGDHLDEMVREHTAGILERREPSIRGSFR, encoded by the coding sequence GTGACAGATTCGGACATGCGCAGGAACTCGGTGGCGGTCGTCACGGGTGCGGGCAGTGGGATCGGAGCAGGACTCGCCAGGACGGCGAGGCGGCGCGGTATGCGGCTGGTACTCGCCGACGTCGACGCCGCGGCCGTGCACGACCTTGCCGCAGAACTGGGCGGCGATACCATCGCCGTTCCCACCGACGTCGCGGATCAGGGGGCCGTGGACGCCCTCGCCGACGCCGCCTTCGAGACTTTCGGGCGAGTCGATCTACTGTTCAACAATGCGGGCATCATGCGGGCCGGGTTCATCTGGCAACTCGGTGAATCCGAGTGGGACACCGTGCTGGGCGTCAACGTGAGAGGCGTCGTCAACGGAATCCGAGCGTTCGTCCCCAGAATGATCGACCAGGACGGCACCAGTCGCGTGGTGAACACCGCCTCCGTCGGCGGATTCGCACCCGGACCGATGATGTCGCCGTACAGCGCGTCGAAGTTCGCTGTGGTTGCCCTGACCGAATGCCTGCAGATGGAACTGGCGATGGTCGAAGCCCCGGTGTCCGCGAGCGTCCTCGCGCCCGGACCGGTGGACACCTCGGTGTTCGAGGATCCCTTCGGCCGGGTGTCGCACCCCGCAGTCGAGCGGATGGTCACGCAGATGCGGGAACTACTCACCACGCACGGCCTCGACACGGACACCTTCGCCGATCGCGTCTTCGACGGCATCGATCGCGGCGACTTCTGGCTCGCACCGCAGGGGGACCACCTCGACGAGATGGTCAGAGAACACACCGCCGGCATCCTCGAACGTCGAGAACCCTCGATACGGGGCTCTTTTCGATGA
- a CDS encoding phage holin family protein, whose amino-acid sequence MTDIHRSDAHRTGSPGSTPAGRSDNVDDLSTVQLVERLTEQVSQLVRTEVSSALTEVKEKGTRVGIGVGVSGAGLLLLLFGLATLVATAVLGLSTALEPWIAALIVAAVLIIAGSITAAVGGRRAKNALPPVPEQTTRSVRADVDTVKEGFR is encoded by the coding sequence ATGACGGACATCCATCGCAGTGATGCGCATCGGACCGGGTCGCCCGGTTCCACCCCGGCGGGCCGCTCGGACAACGTCGACGATCTGTCGACCGTGCAGCTCGTCGAGCGGCTCACTGAGCAGGTGTCGCAACTCGTCCGCACCGAAGTGAGTTCTGCCCTGACGGAGGTCAAGGAAAAAGGCACGCGTGTCGGTATCGGCGTCGGCGTGTCGGGAGCGGGCCTTCTGCTGCTGTTGTTCGGCTTGGCGACGCTCGTTGCCACCGCAGTGCTCGGACTCTCCACAGCCCTCGAACCGTGGATCGCCGCCCTGATCGTGGCCGCCGTGCTGATCATCGCAGGGTCGATCACCGCGGCCGTCGGCGGTCGTCGCGCGAAGAACGCGTTGCCTCCCGTTCCGGAGCAGACCACCCGCAGCGTCCGGGCGGACGTCGACACGGTCAAGGAGGGCTTCCGATGA
- a CDS encoding DUF3072 domain-containing protein, with protein MADSQSSGPDPSPTPEKDPDDWITGDEPMTGPQRSYLHTLAQELGETVPDDLTKVTASKLIDDMQQRSGRGARGENSSDT; from the coding sequence ATGGCCGACTCTCAATCCTCCGGACCGGATCCGTCGCCGACCCCCGAGAAGGATCCGGACGACTGGATCACCGGAGACGAACCGATGACCGGGCCACAACGGTCCTACCTGCACACTCTCGCCCAAGAGTTGGGTGAGACCGTTCCCGACGACCTGACCAAGGTCACCGCATCGAAACTGATCGACGACATGCAGCAACGGTCGGGGCGAGGCGCCCGCGGCGAGAACTCCTCGGACACGTGA
- a CDS encoding adenosine-specific kinase — MPACAAAGDGGAIVELHTVAIDKPDDMNVIVGQAHFIKTVEDLHEALAGVSPHLRFGVAFCEASGPRLVRCSGNDDRLVELATRNAIAVGAGHSFFVFVEEGYPVNVLNTLKQVPEVCGIFCATANRVEIIVAETELGRGIAGVIDGFTPAGVETSADVADRKALLRTIGYKL, encoded by the coding sequence ATGCCGGCTTGCGCGGCAGCAGGCGATGGAGGAGCGATCGTGGAGTTGCATACCGTGGCGATCGACAAGCCCGACGACATGAATGTGATCGTCGGGCAGGCCCATTTCATCAAGACGGTCGAGGATCTGCACGAAGCACTGGCTGGGGTAAGTCCGCACCTGCGGTTCGGGGTGGCATTCTGCGAGGCGTCGGGTCCTCGCCTCGTGCGCTGTTCGGGCAACGACGACCGTCTCGTCGAGTTGGCCACGCGCAACGCGATCGCGGTCGGTGCGGGCCACTCCTTCTTCGTGTTCGTGGAGGAGGGTTATCCGGTCAATGTGCTGAACACGCTCAAGCAGGTGCCCGAGGTGTGCGGCATCTTCTGCGCTACGGCCAATCGGGTCGAGATCATCGTGGCCGAGACGGAACTCGGCAGAGGCATCGCCGGAGTGATCGACGGGTTCACACCCGCCGGCGTCGAGACAAGTGCCGATGTCGCCGACCGTAAGGCTCTGCTGAGGACCATCGGGTACAAGCTCTGA
- a CDS encoding GlsB/YeaQ/YmgE family stress response membrane protein: MLGLGIIGWIIIGGLAGWIGSKIMKTDAQMGILLNIVVGIIGGLLGGFLLKLLNVDVEGGGLWFSFFTCLLGAVILLFLVKLVTGRTAARR; encoded by the coding sequence GTGCTAGGACTGGGAATTATCGGCTGGATCATCATCGGCGGGCTCGCCGGCTGGATCGGCAGCAAGATCATGAAGACCGATGCTCAGATGGGCATCCTCCTCAACATCGTCGTCGGCATCATCGGCGGACTACTCGGTGGTTTCCTCCTCAAACTGCTCAATGTGGACGTCGAAGGGGGCGGTCTCTGGTTCAGCTTCTTCACCTGCCTCCTCGGGGCAGTGATTCTCCTTTTCCTGGTCAAGCTGGTCACCGGACGCACCGCCGCCCGCCGCTGA
- a CDS encoding DUF6328 family protein yields the protein MDSGRLERDDADWNFRARHETETQRLDRNWNGLLQELRVVQTGVQLLTGFLLTLPFQERFGELTDAEVLIYLVTVALSVTSTMLLVAPVGIHRMLFRLHALYDLVAVAHRLAICGITTLAMALIGVVLLIFSFVVSPVVGVVAAAVAVALFLGLWLFARILQGRHRK from the coding sequence ATGGACAGTGGCCGATTGGAGCGCGATGACGCGGACTGGAATTTCCGCGCCCGCCACGAGACCGAGACGCAACGACTGGACCGGAACTGGAACGGTCTGCTCCAGGAATTACGCGTCGTCCAGACCGGGGTCCAACTGCTCACCGGGTTTCTTCTCACGCTGCCCTTCCAGGAGAGGTTCGGGGAGCTCACGGACGCCGAGGTTCTCATCTACCTCGTCACCGTCGCCCTCTCGGTGACATCGACCATGCTGCTGGTCGCCCCGGTAGGTATTCACCGGATGCTGTTCCGCCTGCACGCTCTGTACGACCTGGTTGCCGTGGCGCACCGGCTGGCGATCTGCGGGATCACCACGCTGGCGATGGCGCTCATCGGTGTGGTGCTGCTCATCTTCAGCTTTGTCGTCTCGCCCGTCGTCGGAGTCGTCGCCGCCGCCGTGGCCGTGGCCCTGTTTCTCGGACTGTGGTTGTTCGCCCGCATACTGCAGGGACGACACCGCAAGTGA
- a CDS encoding protein kinase domain-containing protein: MTENDPLQTQRDMSGGADLDLITELHAAGFDDAAEIGRGGFGVVYRCSQAALDRTVAVKVLTADLDEENTERFFREQQAMGRLTGHPNIVNVLQVGATETGRPYLVMQYYPRDSLDAWIRRHGPLSTEQVLRLGVKMAGAIETAFRLGIVHRDVKPANILLTDYGEPALTDFGIAHIAGGFQTATGTVTGSPAFTAPEVLGGDPPGPASDVYGLGATLFCALTGHAAFERRRGEQVVAQFLRITTQPVPDLRDNGIDDDVCALIEEAMSRSSQDRPSAAALGEKIQQLQLNHGFPLDEMALRTGSDDDQLQGRISVPLGLPLGGLHDADRRPHLSAPSGNLPGNLALELTSFVGRRTELAEAQNLLEIARLVTLTGMGGVGKTRLALRVAADLQDTFHDGVWLVELDEINDDSLLIQLVAGALGVREQAARPLREVLADFVSSRSLLLVLDNCEHVVSAVAQLAESLLRRSPKLRILATSREALSIGGEAILRVAPLAVPTPGQQQRGPLTNDAVALFAERAAAAQPGFQLTAQNESAVAQICSRLDGLPLAIELAAARIRVMSPDQILERLTDRFTLLTRGSRAAPSRQQTLRWSIDWSYGLCSAVEQHVWERLSVFAGGFELDAAEGICDGDLRADELLDSLSSLVDKSILLREETRTAVRFRLLDTVREYGRDKLDQTGEYAQVRRKHRDWYQQLVLDADAGWITDRQLDWINRLEREQPNLREALSHTAQEAVPESEDDTALRMTTALFPFWLSRGLLTEGRYWLDRAVAQDSGKLSTARITALCADSVLAELQGDLATGRSLIVQARAAIGPRPDPVVHAEIAHAEGISALFGGDFDDARARLEDALAVFDSIGALRPQVEGLLQLGWAHAFRGDTERALMSYEKALVITESRGESVYRSYALWGTGVTRWQQGDEDSAVQLLQQCLRLARMRDDPLMAAPSMEALAWIACERDSARASVMMGAAEALGRTVGSSTVLFPNLLVHHDACERHALAALGRRTFETARDIGANLGFEVSVAYALGECTVDPTARTPLTRRERQVAELIVTGRTDSEIGEQLSISPHTVHGHVKHILAKFGLSSRAQIGAAMSSPHGVRASDPPAGPT, from the coding sequence ATGACTGAGAACGACCCGCTCCAGACACAGCGTGATATGTCTGGCGGCGCGGACCTCGATCTCATTACAGAACTACACGCGGCCGGATTCGACGACGCTGCCGAGATCGGCCGCGGCGGCTTCGGCGTCGTGTACCGCTGCAGTCAGGCCGCCCTCGACCGTACGGTGGCAGTGAAGGTCCTCACCGCTGACTTGGACGAAGAGAACACGGAACGTTTCTTCCGCGAACAACAGGCAATGGGACGGCTGACCGGTCATCCCAATATCGTCAATGTGCTGCAGGTCGGAGCGACGGAGACCGGCCGCCCCTATCTTGTGATGCAGTACTACCCGCGAGACTCGCTCGATGCGTGGATCCGACGCCACGGTCCCCTCTCGACCGAGCAGGTACTCCGTCTCGGGGTGAAGATGGCCGGCGCCATCGAGACAGCATTCCGCCTCGGCATTGTTCACCGTGACGTCAAGCCCGCGAATATCCTGCTCACCGATTACGGCGAACCTGCTCTCACCGATTTTGGGATCGCACACATCGCTGGGGGTTTCCAAACTGCCACCGGCACCGTCACCGGTTCCCCTGCTTTCACCGCGCCCGAGGTGCTTGGTGGAGACCCTCCTGGGCCTGCGTCGGATGTCTATGGGCTTGGCGCAACCCTGTTCTGCGCGTTGACCGGTCACGCTGCATTCGAAAGGCGCAGAGGTGAACAGGTGGTCGCTCAGTTTCTGCGGATCACCACACAACCTGTGCCGGATCTTCGTGATAACGGCATCGACGACGATGTGTGCGCGCTCATCGAGGAGGCGATGTCGCGTAGTTCCCAGGACCGTCCGTCGGCCGCCGCACTCGGTGAGAAGATCCAACAGTTGCAACTCAATCACGGCTTCCCCCTCGATGAGATGGCATTACGCACCGGGTCCGATGACGATCAATTACAGGGTCGAATCTCCGTGCCGCTCGGATTACCTTTGGGCGGGCTTCACGACGCGGACCGTCGCCCACATCTCAGTGCGCCGTCTGGCAACCTGCCGGGAAACCTCGCGCTCGAACTCACCAGCTTCGTCGGTCGCCGCACAGAGCTAGCGGAAGCGCAGAATCTTCTGGAAATCGCCCGGCTAGTCACGCTGACCGGGATGGGTGGGGTGGGTAAGACTCGGCTCGCGCTCCGGGTCGCCGCCGACTTACAAGACACATTCCACGACGGTGTGTGGCTTGTCGAGCTTGATGAGATCAACGATGACTCGCTACTCATACAGTTGGTGGCCGGCGCGCTGGGCGTTCGGGAGCAGGCAGCCCGGCCCTTGCGCGAGGTGCTCGCGGACTTCGTTTCCTCACGCAGCCTGTTGTTGGTGCTGGACAACTGTGAGCACGTGGTGTCCGCGGTGGCGCAGCTAGCAGAGTCGCTGCTCCGCAGAAGCCCTAAACTGCGGATACTCGCGACCAGCCGCGAAGCCTTGTCTATCGGTGGGGAGGCGATCTTGCGGGTCGCGCCGCTAGCCGTACCCACCCCAGGACAGCAGCAGCGCGGGCCACTTACCAATGATGCTGTTGCGTTGTTCGCCGAACGTGCAGCCGCCGCACAGCCAGGATTCCAGCTCACCGCCCAAAACGAGTCTGCGGTCGCGCAGATATGCTCGCGGTTGGACGGACTGCCGTTGGCCATCGAATTGGCGGCTGCGCGCATTCGTGTGATGTCGCCGGATCAAATCCTCGAGCGACTGACCGACCGTTTCACGCTGTTGACCCGAGGCAGCCGGGCGGCCCCGAGCCGTCAGCAGACCCTTCGGTGGAGTATCGATTGGAGTTACGGACTGTGCAGCGCGGTCGAGCAGCACGTGTGGGAACGACTGTCGGTATTCGCTGGAGGGTTCGAACTCGACGCGGCCGAGGGAATCTGCGACGGTGATCTGCGGGCCGACGAATTGCTCGACTCGCTGTCCTCCCTTGTGGACAAGTCGATTCTTCTTCGAGAAGAGACCCGCACCGCGGTCCGATTCCGTTTGCTTGACACTGTCCGCGAATACGGACGGGACAAGTTGGACCAGACTGGTGAGTATGCCCAGGTTCGCCGTAAGCACCGGGACTGGTACCAACAGTTGGTGCTTGATGCGGATGCAGGCTGGATCACCGATCGGCAACTCGACTGGATCAACAGGCTCGAGCGCGAACAACCGAACCTCCGTGAGGCTTTGAGCCATACCGCGCAAGAAGCGGTGCCGGAGTCGGAGGACGACACCGCGTTGCGTATGACCACTGCCCTGTTCCCATTCTGGCTCTCCCGCGGTCTGCTGACTGAAGGGCGATATTGGCTCGACCGCGCTGTCGCACAGGATTCGGGGAAGCTGAGCACTGCACGAATTACAGCACTTTGCGCTGACAGTGTGCTCGCTGAGTTGCAGGGCGATTTGGCTACCGGCCGATCCCTGATAGTGCAGGCGCGGGCGGCAATCGGACCGCGTCCGGATCCCGTAGTCCACGCCGAGATTGCGCATGCGGAGGGGATCTCGGCTCTCTTCGGAGGCGACTTCGATGACGCACGTGCGCGTCTGGAAGATGCGCTCGCGGTCTTCGACTCGATCGGGGCACTCCGTCCGCAGGTCGAAGGGCTACTACAGCTCGGCTGGGCGCATGCGTTCCGCGGCGATACCGAGCGGGCACTCATGTCCTATGAAAAGGCTCTCGTGATCACCGAATCACGTGGGGAGTCCGTGTATCGGTCATACGCGCTCTGGGGCACCGGAGTTACCCGGTGGCAACAAGGGGACGAAGATTCCGCGGTTCAGCTCTTGCAACAATGCCTTCGGCTGGCGCGGATGCGAGATGACCCACTGATGGCCGCGCCGTCCATGGAGGCACTGGCATGGATCGCGTGTGAGCGTGACAGTGCGCGGGCCTCGGTAATGATGGGCGCCGCAGAGGCTTTAGGCCGAACCGTTGGCAGTTCCACAGTCCTTTTCCCCAATCTGCTCGTTCACCACGATGCGTGCGAACGACACGCGCTAGCGGCACTCGGCCGACGCACGTTCGAGACTGCACGCGATATCGGCGCCAACCTCGGGTTCGAGGTATCTGTCGCATATGCGCTCGGCGAGTGCACTGTCGACCCCACCGCGAGGACCCCGTTGACCAGGCGGGAGCGCCAAGTCGCGGAACTGATTGTCACCGGTCGGACCGACAGTGAGATCGGCGAACAGCTATCGATCAGCCCCCACACCGTTCACGGACACGTGAAACATATCCTCGCCAAGTTCGGGCTCAGTTCGCGCGCACAGATCGGGGCGGCGATGTCCTCTCCACATGGAGTGCGCGCATCGGATCCTCCAGCCGGCCCAACGTAA
- a CDS encoding Dps family protein has translation MSKFTVPGLSAEQGSQVADTLQKRLSAYNDLHLTLKHIHWNVVGPNFIGVHEMIDPQVELVRGYADAVAERIAALGKSPDGTPAAIGRDRTWDDYSVGRDTAQAHLAALDLVYTGVIEDNRKAIEEFGDLDPITEDLLIGQTAELEKFQWFVRAHLENSGGSLANEGAHSEKQAAAQAR, from the coding sequence ATGTCGAAATTCACCGTGCCAGGCCTGTCCGCGGAGCAGGGTTCGCAAGTCGCCGACACCCTGCAGAAACGGCTCAGCGCCTACAACGATCTGCACCTCACGCTCAAGCACATCCATTGGAACGTGGTGGGGCCGAACTTTATCGGCGTCCACGAAATGATCGACCCGCAGGTCGAATTGGTCCGCGGATACGCCGATGCGGTCGCCGAGCGTATTGCCGCCCTGGGCAAGTCACCGGACGGCACACCCGCGGCCATCGGACGGGACCGTACGTGGGACGACTACTCGGTCGGCCGCGACACCGCCCAGGCGCACCTGGCCGCGCTCGATCTCGTCTACACCGGCGTCATCGAGGATAATCGCAAGGCCATCGAAGAATTCGGCGATCTCGACCCCATCACCGAGGACCTGCTGATCGGGCAGACCGCCGAACTCGAGAAGTTCCAGTGGTTCGTTCGCGCTCATCTCGAAAATTCGGGTGGGTCACTCGCCAACGAAGGCGCACACTCGGAGAAGCAGGCCGCGGCGCAGGCTCGTTGA